A stretch of Sulfitobacter sp. THAF37 DNA encodes these proteins:
- the msrB gene encoding peptide-methionine (R)-S-oxide reductase MsrB, giving the protein MPTYTKDPDAIAALSPEEFYVTQESGTERPGTGKLLSNKEPGIYVDIVSGEPLFASADKYESGCGWPSFTKPIDNVTEHRDASLGMVRTEVRSKHGDSHLGHVFPDGPPDRGGLRYCINSASLRFVHRDDMEAEGYGDYIDQVEDVA; this is encoded by the coding sequence ATGCCAACCTATACCAAAGACCCCGACGCCATTGCGGCACTTAGCCCGGAAGAATTCTATGTCACGCAGGAAAGCGGTACCGAACGCCCCGGAACCGGCAAGCTTCTGAGCAACAAGGAGCCGGGCATCTACGTCGATATCGTATCGGGTGAGCCGCTGTTCGCCAGCGCCGACAAATATGAGAGCGGCTGCGGCTGGCCCAGCTTTACCAAACCCATCGACAACGTGACCGAACACCGCGACGCCTCGCTTGGCATGGTCCGGACCGAGGTGCGGTCGAAACATGGCGACAGCCACCTGGGCCACGTGTTTCCCGATGGCCCGCCCGACCGGGGCGGATTGCGATACTGCATCAACTCGGCCTCCCTGCGGTTCGTGCACCGCGACGACATGGAGGCCGAAGGATACGGCGACTACATAGATCAGGTGGAGGACGTAGCATGA
- a CDS encoding DUF1508 domain-containing protein has translation MYFTLYKDAFAQWRWNLKAANHHIVADSAESYHNKSDAISGINLVRGTSGSTPIYE, from the coding sequence ATGTACTTTACGCTCTACAAAGACGCCTTCGCGCAATGGCGCTGGAATTTGAAAGCTGCAAACCATCATATTGTAGCGGATTCTGCAGAATCGTATCACAACAAATCTGATGCCATTTCTGGTATCAACCTTGTTCGCGGCACGAGTGGTAGCACTCCTATCTACGAATAA
- the msrA gene encoding peptide-methionine (S)-S-oxide reductase MsrA, translating to MSTERAVLAGGCFWGMQDLIRKRPGVVSTRVGYTGGDVPNATYGNHGTHAEGIEIIFDPEKTSYRELLEFFFQIHDPTTLNRQGNDRGMSYRSAIYYVDEAQKNTALDTIADVEASGLWPGKVVTEVEAVGDFWDAEPEHQDYLERVPNGYTCHFPRADWVLPKRAAAE from the coding sequence ATGAGCACTGAACGCGCAGTACTGGCTGGTGGATGTTTCTGGGGTATGCAGGATCTGATCCGAAAACGCCCCGGCGTGGTATCGACCCGCGTGGGGTATACCGGGGGCGACGTGCCCAATGCCACCTACGGCAATCACGGCACCCACGCCGAGGGGATCGAGATCATCTTCGACCCGGAAAAGACCTCGTACCGTGAACTGCTGGAATTCTTCTTTCAGATCCACGACCCCACCACGCTCAATCGGCAAGGCAACGACCGTGGGATGAGCTATCGCTCGGCGATCTACTATGTCGATGAAGCGCAGAAGAACACCGCACTGGACACGATCGCGGATGTGGAGGCATCCGGCCTGTGGCCCGGCAAGGTTGTGACGGAGGTGGAGGCGGTTGGCGACTTCTGGGACGCGGAGCCCGAGCATCAGGATTATCTGGAGCGCGTGCCCAACGGCTATACCTGCCACTTCCCACGTGCCGACTGGGTCCTGCCCAAGCGTGCAGCCGCGGAATAG
- a CDS encoding class I SAM-dependent methyltransferase, whose product MTDPDLDKAYALQTPDDNRKLYADWAASYDSGFAADMDYQLPRLVALVLAEIYQGAGPVLDLGAGTGLVADHMLMRGTFDIDALDISPQMLETAAAKGHYRQTIAADLTKPLDIADATYDAVVSAGTFTHGHVGPDALDEVIRIARPGALFVLTINAEHFEARGFAAKFRALAPMVAELEHREVNIYGSKAAAPHRDDRAQIAIFRKR is encoded by the coding sequence ATGACCGATCCCGACCTCGACAAAGCCTATGCGCTGCAGACGCCCGATGATAACCGCAAGCTCTACGCGGATTGGGCGGCAAGCTACGACAGCGGTTTCGCCGCCGACATGGATTACCAGTTGCCCCGGCTGGTGGCGCTGGTGCTGGCAGAGATCTATCAGGGGGCCGGTCCGGTGCTGGATCTGGGCGCGGGCACGGGGTTGGTCGCGGACCACATGCTGATGCGCGGAACCTTTGATATCGACGCGCTGGATATCTCTCCGCAGATGCTTGAGACGGCAGCGGCCAAGGGGCACTACAGACAGACGATCGCGGCCGATTTGACCAAACCGCTGGACATCGCCGATGCAACCTATGACGCCGTGGTCAGCGCGGGCACCTTCACCCACGGTCACGTGGGGCCCGATGCGCTGGACGAAGTGATCCGCATTGCCCGTCCCGGCGCCCTTTTCGTGCTGACCATCAACGCGGAACATTTCGAGGCGCGCGGGTTTGCCGCGAAGTTCCGGGCGCTGGCGCCGATGGTCGCAGAGCTGGAGCACCGGGAAGTCAACATATATGGCAGCAAGGCCGCGGCGCCGCACCGCGACGACAGGGCGCAGATCGCGATCTTTCGCAAACGCTAG
- a CDS encoding glycosyltransferase family 4 protein: MNILFVHQNMPGQYRELVQWLAATKQHRIYFLTQRKNPPNLPGVETRKYQTHRTPAKDAYGLSRVWEEATGAGFGAAVAAKRLEVQESFRPDIVVGHVGWGELTFFKQIWADVPIIGFFEYYYNITGGSVGFDPEEPVSDHAPFLMQARNAVPLANIETVDMGHCPTYWQRDRFPHSFHDRMYVCHDGIRTDILQPNPHVSLELGRLNRQLTREDEILTYVSRNLERTRGFHIFMRALPRILRERPEARVLIVGGNDVSYGGKSKYPGGLRAEMEDEVGEAVDWDRVHFLGNIPYPQYQKLVQISRCHIYLTMPFVLSWSLLESMSMGATIVASDVEPVREAITHGETGLLVDFFDADALAAQAIEVLAKPQDFAHLGRAARAHVVKEYDFLTRCLPEHIAQINKLVPADKRIEMPGLNT, encoded by the coding sequence ATGAACATTCTTTTTGTCCATCAGAACATGCCGGGCCAGTACCGCGAATTGGTCCAGTGGCTCGCCGCGACAAAACAACATCGCATTTACTTTCTGACACAACGGAAAAACCCGCCGAACCTGCCCGGCGTGGAAACGCGCAAGTATCAGACTCACCGCACACCGGCAAAAGACGCCTATGGTCTTTCCCGCGTTTGGGAAGAAGCGACAGGTGCGGGTTTCGGTGCAGCGGTTGCCGCCAAACGTCTGGAAGTGCAGGAGAGCTTTCGGCCTGACATCGTTGTCGGCCATGTCGGCTGGGGCGAGTTGACGTTCTTCAAGCAGATATGGGCCGATGTGCCGATTATCGGTTTTTTCGAATACTACTACAACATCACCGGCGGCTCTGTCGGCTTCGATCCCGAAGAACCTGTGTCGGACCATGCGCCATTCCTCATGCAGGCGCGCAATGCCGTGCCGTTGGCCAATATCGAAACCGTCGACATGGGCCATTGCCCCACCTATTGGCAGCGGGACCGTTTCCCGCACAGCTTTCATGACCGGATGTACGTCTGCCACGACGGTATCCGCACCGACATACTGCAGCCCAATCCGCATGTAAGCCTCGAACTGGGGCGGCTGAACCGTCAACTGACCCGCGAAGATGAAATTCTGACCTATGTTTCGCGCAACCTGGAACGGACCCGCGGCTTTCACATCTTCATGCGGGCGCTGCCACGCATCCTGCGCGAACGCCCTGAAGCGCGGGTGCTGATCGTCGGTGGCAACGACGTGTCTTACGGCGGCAAAAGCAAGTACCCTGGCGGCCTGCGCGCCGAGATGGAAGACGAGGTCGGCGAAGCGGTCGATTGGGACCGCGTGCATTTCCTGGGCAATATCCCCTATCCGCAATATCAGAAGCTTGTCCAGATCAGCCGCTGTCACATCTACCTCACCATGCCTTTCGTGCTGTCATGGTCGCTGTTGGAATCCATGTCCATGGGCGCGACCATCGTCGCCTCCGACGTAGAACCGGTACGCGAAGCGATCACTCATGGCGAAACCGGTCTGTTGGTGGACTTTTTCGACGCCGATGCGCTCGCGGCGCAGGCGATAGAGGTGCTGGCAAAGCCCCAGGATTTTGCCCATCTCGGCAGGGCCGCACGGGCCCATGTGGTGAAGGAATACGATTTCCTGACCAGATGCCTGCCCGAACATATCGCCCAGATCAACAAGCTGGTCCCGGCAGACAAGCGGATAGAGATGCCGGGACTGAACACCTAG
- a CDS encoding glutathione peroxidase has translation MRWIMALVLSVTMAQAAPREVVFSNIDGGEHRFSQWAGQPVLVVNTASQCGYTGQYEGLQALYDRFKARGLVVLAVPSDDFNQELGSAAEVKEFCEVSFGLDLPMTDITHVRGSKAHPFYRAVKVETGFEPRWNFNKVLIGPDGRVVGTWGAPVKPGSTAIVGAIEPLLR, from the coding sequence ATGCGCTGGATTATGGCATTGGTACTGAGTGTGACAATGGCGCAGGCCGCCCCGCGCGAGGTGGTGTTTTCCAACATCGACGGGGGCGAGCACCGGTTCAGTCAATGGGCCGGGCAACCTGTGCTCGTCGTGAACACGGCCTCGCAATGCGGCTATACCGGCCAGTACGAGGGGCTACAGGCGCTGTACGATCGCTTTAAGGCGCGCGGGCTGGTGGTGCTGGCAGTGCCGTCGGACGATTTCAACCAGGAACTGGGCAGCGCGGCCGAGGTCAAGGAATTCTGCGAGGTGTCATTTGGTCTCGACCTGCCGATGACCGACATTACCCATGTCAGGGGCAGCAAGGCGCATCCATTCTACCGGGCGGTGAAGGTCGAGACCGGGTTCGAGCCGCGCTGGAATTTCAACAAGGTGCTGATCGGCCCGGACGGTCGGGTCGTCGGCACTTGGGGCGCGCCGGTCAAGCCGGGCTCGACCGCTATCGTCGGGGCGATTGAGCCATTGCTGCGGTGA